The Hordeum vulgare subsp. vulgare chromosome 4H, MorexV3_pseudomolecules_assembly, whole genome shotgun sequence genomic interval aggtcttctttcccttcttcttgaagtcggtattctgttggacagaattctttcccttgggcttgtgggaattgaagttcctctgatgtaccatattggcagcagaagagctttccaccgcttttccattggagtcctttgctctcgagttctgctcaacactcagatggccgatgatgtcctctactgagaactcacgcctctgatgtttcagagtagtagaaaagttcctccaggaattagggagcttagcaattatacatcccgcgacaaacttgcccggcaaatttcacttaagaacctcaagttctttagctatgcatattatctcatgagcctgttccaatacagaacggttgtcaaccatcttgtaatcatggaactgctccataacatacatctcactcccagcatcggtggccccgaatttagattcgagcgcctcccacaagtccttggcaacatgcatatgtaaatatgcatcaaccagcttatctccgatcacgctaatgactgctccaaggaataggacggtggcctccttaaacatcttctcctgttcaggagtgatagtttccgtaggagtgacaccggctacccagaacacgttcatagtcgtgagccataaggtggttctcgtttgccaacgcttgaaaaaagtaccggtaaacttatccggtttcagtgcagcagcaaaaccattactcgaaaaattcctacacaaattaggtttttggattgttgagtaaataggcaattttccgagtagattaatccatgaaataattactaacatggcattgactaggttcatgacatactgatcacagagtatactagcaagtactacgcatatagtaaaaacatctacgcatacaggcagtactactagtgcagacaaaaataggagagagataaacatatcataccctccgatcgtcCAATTGGCCGTAGCAGAAGCGGTGGCAGCGGCaacatcctctgccgccttcttctcggcttcggccttctcgcagacgagacggtcagcttcgcttggtgaagacatggcgatgacgagggcgacgcgaacGTAGATGAAGCAGACAGACGGAggtgagcagtcgcgtgatcgctccccaaaaaccaaatcgcccctctcccgtacaggaaccggagaggcggggtttcggaggcgtgctctcccgtcgaccgtgtacgcggtaaacgggacggagtcgccagaggcagcagcagcaaaaggaacgaacgcgtgaggcagatgcgatctgattctcgtgacggctagggtaggcgatagcctgcttataaacgcggctgggtggagagacgtgggccgaacccacgtccgagtcggtaacagcccacggtccgacgtctcggatcgtgtcgtgtccgttacgtattctccgttcctgaccggcaaaaataagcgcgtaggtatgagctcggctcggctcattcccgcaacccgcgtcgcGATGAGGCGAggtgggcggcggaggaggagtgcgcgagggcaccttctcttctcactctccaatagcatgtggaagagagacccttataaaggggtccaacttctcctccactagcggggtgggactaaacttcacaccaccttgtcatgccaccacctacatgggcccttggagatttttctaaaattctctaatgggcctaaagcccactaccAATTTCAACAGGTTTCATATTATTTTCATGTATGAGTCATTTTGTATGTGTGGTGTGAATTTTATTTGTTTGGTTGTTTGCATTCTCGTATTTATAAATACAAAGTGTTAAACTCAAGGTCTGACGATAAATGAGTAAAACATGGTATTCCCTTCGTCTTCGTGTACAAGTCATTTTACGAAAATCATATAATCCCAAAACACTTAGGCGCTAGGCATTaactttcatcttatttcttgttttttgacatgaataaaggaatcaaccaataagagacgtgggacgtatatgtttttaatgacttaaGACCAACTAAGACGACATGCAGTAGTTAATTCATTACATGCAATGctattaattagcaaattaacattaaTTTCTTTCGTTTTTCTTTTCGTCTTGGTCATTTTTTGAGCAGTCTTTTCGTCTTGGTCGCGATACATTTTTTCAACCACATTTGTTACTCCAGAAAAATGTCTTTAAAAGCACATATCAATGGACAGATCTTAAGCAACTGTGTTGTGTCGACATACCATTGTGCATATATATACAGCTGAATCCTGAATGGACAAGTGGCGACAATGACATATACCATGGCAACAAAATATCTCATATAAGCCCAAGATACTTCGAAAGCAATGTAATATTCTCCTCAATATCAACCTCGGCAAAGGGGGCAAATGGCCTATATAAAGGAAGAACACACGTCTCTCCACAACAAGCGCAAGAAAAGAAGAACACAAATTATTAGGCACCAACACTTCATCGACTTAGAAAATGTCTAGCTGGTTACAAGAGAAGTCGGGGGAGGTGGTGGAGACGACCCAAGTTAAGGCCGGCGAGGCCACGAAGATGGCGTCCGAGACGGGGCAGTCCATCCAGGACCGTGCCGTCGAGGCAAAAGACCAGACCGGCAGCTTCCTTGGCGAGAAAAGCGAGGCTGTCACGAAGGCTGCCTCCGAGACCACCGAGGCGGCCAAAAAGATGGGCGGCGAGGCCATGGGGAAGGTGTCCGAGACGGTGCAAGCCGGTCAGGATCGCGCCGTCGAGGGCAAAGACCAGACGGCCAGCTTTCTCGGCGAGAAGACGGAGGCCGTGAAGAAGACGGCCACCGAGACTGCCGACGCCGCCAAGGAGAAGTCCACCGAGGCCGCGCAGCATGTCCAGGACACCGCTGCAGAGTACACCAAGGATACCCCGGTCGCCCCCAAGGAAAACGTCTTCCAGAAGGTGAATAGATCACTTGCAAACCATTCAAAGATGACACACGTAAAATTGACCATGCATGTGGGAGAAAATATTGTGTGGTCATTTGAGCTGTTGATGCTGAATTTCTGGACgtgtgtttgtttgtttgtttgtttgtttacaGGCCGGCGGGAATATTGTGGGTGCCGCTACGGACGCCAAGGACGCGGTCATGAACACGCTCGGGATGGGAGGAGACAAGTGAGATGTTCATGGTGCCACCAAGAAGATCACAAAGGATAATTAGACGCGTCTGCGCCTGCCTGCTCTTTCCCTCCTTCCGTTTCGTTGTTCTCTCGATATAATTTAAATTTCAGTTCCAAGGAACTAATTAATTTATACACACGCTCCTTGGTGTAActttgtttgatgtatgggaccgAGGTATGAATATATTTTCCACCAATTATAATCAACATGAGTGATTTGGATGTTGTACGTTTTTCTCATAATAAGAAACACGATGTATGATCATAATCAACATGAGTGATTTGGATGTTGTACAATTTCTCATAACAAGCACCACGTATAATGTTGACGTCCACATGTATGTACCCAAGATGCACGAACACACATAGCTCATTACAGTCCTTTGAGTTTGAAGATTTATCATAGGCGTCTCGTTATTCACGGATGCTTCGTGTATCTGACCAGAAACACAATTGACGAAGGCAATGAATGGATGGGGATTGACGACACCTTGTCGAACTCgactagtactccctctgttttttTAGTCCGCATATAAGATTTGATCAAAGTCAAACTCCATAAACTTTGACTAAATttataaaacaaaatataaacattTATAATATGAaattaatattagtagatgcataaCGATATCAATTTTCATAACATATAGGTATAGTATTATAGATGTTGATATcttttgatatatatttgatcaAACTTTGTATCATTTGACTTTGATCAAATCTTATATACAGATTAAAAAGAAACGGAGCGAGTAATTCCGAGTACATAAATAAGCAAAGAGCCTATCGATCGAgcgaaaacaaaaacaacgaagtcaGTACATAAAGAAATGAAAGGTTGCTTCCAGACCAGAATCCTGCTCAACAAGTCAGCAGCATGGACCACTCGTGGTTCATCGCCAAGAGCGCACCGTGTGGATCTTATCAGGCAAACTATTCGGTGGCGCTGAACTGCTGATGATCCAGATAGCGAATAATATTGAACATCTGTGATAAACCGATAATCAATGTAAACTGACGGACGCCACACAAGCAGGTGCTACTAACAGTAAACTAACTGACGGACGCCACACAAGCAGCGCTAGCAGATATTTCCGATTCCCCTTCACCGAGGTCGCAGCAGACACGTGATTCATCGCCGGGCCAAGCCGGGCACATCAGCGCCGATCCAGTAAATAGTTGAGCCCCTCTTTTGGCTGTTCACTTCACCCTATGGTAAAACCACACGGTATTAATGGACGGATCCAAGGCAGTTGGGTTGTGCCGACATGCCGCTACGCATCAATGCTGGACAAGTGGTCGACAAGGATATGTCCttgcaagaaaaagaaaaatctgATGCCATGAGAGCGATCTGTAGGGTGCTCTGTATCATCTTCACCATGGTCTTCGGCAATGGTGCCAAGGGCGCCTATATAAAGCAAGAGCACGAGGCTCTCCATGAGAAGCAAGAGAAAGAAGATAGAACACAGACCACCACCTACGTGCTCCCACGCTCTACCATCAAACTTCAAAAATGTCGGGTTGGTTCGGGGGCAAGACGACGGACGCCAAGGCCGACGAGGCCGCCAAGACGGGGCCGTCCGTCCAGGACCGCGCCATCGAGGCGAAAGACCAGACCATCAGCTTCATCGGCGAGAAAAGCGAGGCCGTCACGAAGGCGGCCTCCGACACCGCCGATGCGGCCATGAAGATGGGGGGAGACGCCATGGGGAAGGTCTCCGAGACGGGGCAGGCCATCACGGACCGCGCCATCGAGAGCAAAGACCAGACGTTCGGCTTCATCGGCGAGAAGGCCGAGGCTGCCAAGAAGATGGCCGTCGACACCGGCGACGCCGCCAAGCAGAAGTCCGCCGAGGCCGCGAAGTGTGTCGAGGAGACCGCGGCGCAGTTCACCGGGGAACCCGCCGCCCCCAAGGAGCCCGCCGGCAACATGTTCCAGCAGGTGAGTCAATGATCAATCGCTTGCAAACTAGTCAAATACGGGTGTATGTCACGTACGTCGAGGAAAATTTTCTCTGGCCATTGGAGCAGTTGATGCTGAGTTTCTCAATACGGGTGCATGTTTGCTTGCTTTTTTTCAGGCTGGCGGGCAGGTGATGGGCGCCGCTACGGGCGCCAGGGACGCCGTCATGAACACGCTCGGGATGGGAGGAGACAAAGCCGACGCCGGCAGCGCCAAATGAAGACCGTTGCCCTCATTTCGTTTCGTTATTCGTGTTGCTTTATTTTCCGTTCCAAGAAACTGATTTCTAGGCATGCGTCGGTGTTACTTCCTCCATTGTATGCAAAGATGCTTTGAATATACGGATTTGCAATTCTCATCTGATGAATATATATTCTTCACAtttcagttttttttttcaaaccaTGCATCAGGCCACCATGTTATAATTTTTTAGGGGAGCCAGCATGTTATTTTAATGGGTGTGTCAATCTCTCGTTCGAAAGATTTAATCAAGTCTTGGTCAAGTGAAAGTATCTACAACTTTTTTAAAAAGCGAGAGTATCTATAGCGGGACCCTTATTTTCTTCTTAGGGCGTCTCTAACGCTGACCTGTAAATATTTTTGGTATATGTCCATTATTATGTCCGGAGGTGGTCCGCGTACATGATACGAAAGAAAGCAATTCAAAGCTAATTGCAAAGTATCCGgttaagaggagaaaaaatagatGAGGATCATGCATGTAGTCAAATATTTGTGGTtgagagaagagaaagaagagagGGACGACGCATGGGcggataggaggagggggagaaaagAAAGACCATGCATGTGATTAGTCAATTGCATGTCGGGATTTCGACAAAACTCTCAACTTTTGTTTCCAGAATACTAGTATTTGGACATCCATATAGCTTCGCGATACAGGTCCCCATTGGATTGCAAAAGTGAACAAATGTGTCCTATCAGACATATACCGGTTTTACAGGTCTcccttggagttggagatgcccttagacATCCGAAAAGTCGGCCGCGTGAGTGTAATGAACCTAGTAGTACTCCAAGATGACGTGAAAGAAGGCGGAGACTGGGGGAACCAGCCCGTGTCAAGGTAATTGACAAAGATGGGAGCCTCTCTGACATATACCTCTCTTGTGCCAGCCACTTTGAGCTTGGCCAGCCCCCATTCATTGCTCGATCCACCGACAAGAAGACGCACTTTGTCGAGCCCCCCAGCATTCACTATCTTCGAGCGAGGCAATGCTTGTGGCGGAAGATCTGGGCGAGGCTCTCCCATGCCCTGAACCCTTTTCACTCCCGAGTCCTTTCTCTGCGGTGCTATGGAAGGAGATGAGGAGTGCCCCGCTCAAGAGACAAGAGGAAAGTATGGGGTTTCCACTGACGATTGTTGTCTTGTGGGACTCTCAATCAAATAGGCTTGGGAACTCGAAATCGCTCGTCGACCGAGGAACTGATCCTACCTTCCCGCTCGCCGCAATTGGGAAGTTCAAAGCTAGAATCGAGGAGACGCGAGTACACACTGATGATTCAGCTCATCGTCATAATAACGACGCACAAGATGAAGAAGTGGGGGTAATGTATCACCTCACCTAGAGACTGACGACACTGTCAGATGATGGGTCCGGGGCTACTAACAGACCACTAAGTTATGGGGTATCCATGATTCGGTGACCAAGGGTTTCCACGGAGGTGTTAGGATGagcaagaaggggaaggcggtggCTACACGGAACCCAGAGGTCTGCATGAAGAATGATAGGACCCCAGGAGGGCTTTTTGGGAAACGATTCCACCGAATCGATAGAAGGTGGAAGAAACGACTATTGACCAACGGTACAGAGGCGGTTCATTCCCGCAGGAAAAAAAACGTCGAGAGGAAGGAAGACATTTGACTTCCGATCTCCCATCGATGGAAATCCATATGCGAGTGGTCATCTACAGCGTAGCATGATGACCGCGTGTGTGCATGAAGGCTTGCATTGTACTCCctcagttcctaaatataagtcttttaacatatttcattaggagtctacatacgaagcaaaatgaatgaatctacactttaaagtatgtttatatacatccgtatgtagtccactaatgaaacctctttaaagacttatatttaggaacggtggGAGTAGCACGTTGCAGTTCCGGTGGACAACGGTGGAGCTAGAGAATCCCCCTTTACCGACTATTCCTTCTATCGTCGTGTATAAATAGGGGGACACGGAAACCGAGCAGGGGTTCGAGGAAACAAGGAATGTAACACACGGATATTGTAATCCTCCATCGGTGCAATACAACAAAGAAAGAATAGGGTATTACACCAACAAAGTGGCCGGAACCTGAATACTTCTTCGTGTTCACCCGCCCACATACCACTCATGAACTAGGATAATTGAACGTATTTAGAGgatgcttggatccaagagactaaaactagtctgactaaaactagtctctttaagaggctaaagttccaagcacccctgactaaagagaggctaaaactagtcttgaggctaaaatcttttagtcaggggtacccttactaaaatgtgcattactcctctctctcctcatttaactcctcatgcaagttctggattggagggtttggagtataataaatgctcattaacttgattgtagtctctttagtacttggatccaagcatgggtgagactagcaagttttagtctcattacttttagtcatgggactaaaacgtatcaagCACCCTCTCGATCCCTGGTCGAAGTCTAAAAGAGTTGTAGATCATTACTCATGCATATGTAGGTTCTTGAAAACCGACAATAGTCATCCATAGGGTCCTCACCTCTAGCCACCCAATTTTCCTTCCActctcgtctctctctctctcgcatgaAGAGTCGTTGCAGGACGCCGCGTGCACGAGCGTGCTGGCATGCTGTCCGCCACAGCCGGAGCCGCCACGGGCGGGTGTGAGTGCTGGACATCGCCGCAGGCGCCGGAGCCTCGAGCGTGCATGTTGTGCCGTGTGCTGGCCCCGGCAGCCGGGCCGCCGCCACAGCTGGAGCCGCATGCCGGAGACAGGAGGGCGCACCCACAGCCGCGTGTGAACATGTTGTGTCGCGTGTACGGAGCTCGCGCGCTGGCCACCGCGTGCATCAGCGGGCAGGCGTGCTGGCCGCCGCCGCACACAGAGTCGCATGCCGTGGGCGGGCGGGCACAGCCGAAGCCGAGGCCGTGCATGCTCTGCCGCATGCACGGAGCGCGCGCTGGCGGCCGTGTTCCTGCCCAGAGCTCCCATGCTGGCCGGCGCGTGTGCGCCCGGAGGCCGAGTGGTAACAGCGACGTGCGCGCGTTCCCGGAGCTCACGTGTGCCGCCGCTGCGTGCATATATGTTGGTCATGTGCGTGCGCACCAACAGCCGTTTCCTGCATGCGCACGTCGCAGCTGCCTTCCGCGCCCACGCCAGAGCCAGGGAACGCACGCCCACGTCGGAACAGGGGCGTCGCAATTGTGCGCTGGTCGCCGCTATATGTGTTGGACGTGCGCGTCAAATCGAGTGCCTTCCGTACCTTTGTCGCTGTTGTGCATGCATGCTCAGCATCAGGGCAAAATCAAAAAAATTGATCCATAGACGAAACAAATTCACAAACTGAACTACGTTCAAAATAAATTCACTCAGCTGACCCTCATTTTATGTGACGCCCGACAGTCGGACGTCACACTACACTATGTAGCGCCTATCATATGGGCGTTACACTTCCGGCCAACGTGGCACTTTGGGACTCACTTCtgattgtgtggcgcctaagagaAAGGAACCATACTACATTGTGTGGAGCGTGACTGAAAGGAGTCACGCTACCTTATATTAAAGTTGATGTAACTTTTAATCCATACATCTAATGAAAACGTGCCTTATATGAAAATTGTGTAATTTTTTGTGTTCTACGCAATGACGATCTTTTCAACTATATTAGGATATATTTTTTTTATGAAAATTGCGTTACAAAAATGCATCATAGTATAACTGACCGAATTTTTTAAGCCTTACAAACTTGGCATGATGATAGTCATTGACCTGTGAGGATGGTGCACATTTGTTTGCTCCTGATGTGAAGTTGTGGAAGTTGAAAGAAATGAGATCTCATGTGTGTTCTTGCAGTAAGGCAAAGAGATGTAATTCCCCTTCACTGATGCTTGTTGAAATTATAAAAGCATGATTAATGAAATGTAGGCAAGGTGAACAAGTCAACTGATGAAGTGACTTGCCACCAGGCCGATGAGAAGACGTGGAGTTTTTCCTGAAGCAAAAAGTTGTTGGCAATAGGAGCAATACTGATTTACTAAATGTGGATGGTGCTTTCTGTCTTCCAGGTGAAATGTGGTGAAACTTCATGGTGCTTTCTTTCTTCCACATGAAATGTGTTGAAAGTGCATGTTGATGGTGCTTGTTTCTTCTTCCAGGAAACGAGACAAAACATGACGGCTATAGCTTTGCTGTATTATGCTCTCTTCACTTTTTTTACTTTGCATGTAAAATTTGTTTGGAGTCAAACTACACAAAGTTTGACCAAAATCCGTTTTCATTACTGACTTTGTCGCCACGAGATCTTcaaactagatctcatgttgacatgtttcgacaacttttGTTTTCATTGGTACTTGTCAGATTACTATCACTTAGTTGTCACATTATATGTCACATAGTTCTCAGATTTATGAATGTCGACATACCCCACTAAAAAACTTGATTCAGTGTACTTGTGCtggttcgtgcatttacttgcttATTGTTACTGACTTAATACCCACTTTTTAGCTCCACATAACCAACATGATATGTCAGCGGTTGGTTTTTACTCGGAGAAGCCTCTTTTGAATTTTGCAAGGTACGTGTTATCCTATATATTGCAATATGCAAGGGGGCAAACAAGAGCACAAGACATGCTGCATGTGGTGGATTGATGGGCTCCGTGATTCTTTTTGCTCAATACATACCGGGTCTTCCTTCACTAGATTTACTATGGATCTCATAAAATGTAGTTTTCTGTAATGTAATTTCATTTATATCATGTTAGTCACTTAGATGCAAGACATGAACATGTTAAAGATGACTAACATGAAAAGCATAGGCATGATGTGAACGTACACATTATGTAGTGCAAAAACTCATGTAGAATTCAAATACATAAGAGTTATAGGTCAATGGCTATCATCATGCCAAATTTAAGTCTTAACAAATATGGTTAGTTATATTATGATGTATTTTTATAACAGATTTTTCATTAAAAAATTATCATAATATAGCTAAAAATCTCAccattgagtagaacacaaaaattacACAATATTCATATAAGGCACGTTTTCATCGGAtgtacggattaaaagttacatcAGTTTTAATATAAGATAGTGTGACTCCTTTCACTCAGTCGCCACACAATATAGTGTGGCTCCTTTCTCTTAGGCGTCGCACAACCAGGAGTGTGGCCCCGGGTGCCACATTGGCCAGAAATGTAACGCCCATATGTTAGGCGTTACATAGTGTCGTGTGACGCACgactgtcgggcgccacacaaaagggtcagctgaGTGAATTTATTTTGAACGTATTCCAGTTTGTGAATTTGTTTCATCTAGGGATCAATTTTGTCTATTTTGCCCAACATCAACGCACCGCGCACAGAAATTGAGTTTACAGCGCACACACATCTAATTTTAACACGCCTACAAGTGCTGGCTCCCGCGGAAGTCGTAAAATTTGGCGCGCGCGGCACTTCAGGAAACGCCAAAAACTTCAGCGCATGCAACATGCATTTCTGAGCATAGGATTTAAACTATACATAGTGATACATAACATAGTTGCATAAATAGCCTAGATaaataaacaaacgataaaaagAATAAACAAACGATACATAGCATAGCATAGAAGTTTAGATAGATAGAACATTACTCCTGATCATCGTCGTCGGACTCCGACGCATCGGTGTCCGATTTCTCCGTTGTAATGAAGGCGTCAGCCAGCGTTCATTGTCGGAGGACCAAGTCGACGATTCCTTGAGCTCCATCTTGAAAAGTGCGGCTTGCTTCCGCGACACCTATCTTCACGATAGGCAGCTTGCTCCGCCCTCCTCTTCGCCCTCTTCGCTCTCATTTGCGCGAAGAATTCACGTTCGTCGAGGACGTCATGCGGGAACTGTCGTCGCCACTCCGCCATGGCatgctcgtccatcttagcaatgCTGAGGCGGCGCTCCCACCTCCGGTTCCAGCGACGGTCCTCTCCGGTGACAACCCGTAGACGAGGCGTGAGGTTCTGCGCCCACTCCAGCAGCATCACCTCGGGAAAATTCATCTCCCTACGAGGCCTGTtgaggcgccacgccgccgcgtcatACGCGCGGGCGGCCTTGTGGCCGGTCTGGTAAGTGTCGAGGCCGAGGCGCATGTCGTCGGATTAGATCTCGGCGTAGAAGGTGCCGGAGGGGCGCGCGCGGACGCCGCGGCAGCCGAAGTTCCCCagtggcgcggcggcggcgaggcgagaAAAGAGGCAAGGGGGCGTGTGGCAAGGCGAGGGAGGGCGTGTGGCGAGGCGAGGGGCGACGGTTTCGGTAAAAGCATGCATGGCGGCCGCTGCATTTTATAGACGCGTTGTACGCCGCACCCCAAATCTAGCGCGTGCACATCCGTTTTCCCCGCATGCGCGCGAGTTTACCGCCTCCGCCGGAGCGCGTGAAACCGACCAGCGCTCGTGTTTTTTACAGccgttgttggagatgctcttaacagCGAGCAGATGGCGACATAGAAGATGGGAGTCACCTTGTCGGGTTTCCGGACGATTACGTGTGGGACCCCATGGTCAATCTAACGTGACGACCTGTTAGTGAAGGATGTCGATCGGCCGGGACAATTAATATACCTGTCTAGAACGTATTTTTGTGACCGGGCATTAATCGGACTGTCCATCCGAAGGTGTGAGACGGGTTTGAGACCCTGGATGTTGTAAGGTTGGccgtaatggtagtatcataggtagtatcatgcatgacaactagacaattttgatgaggtggcttagaattaaagaaagaaagagagggttgagtatcatatcatgataccgtatcatattaaatgttgtgctactattTATCATGCATGGTAATAAATGATCTagcctatgatactaacatatgatactatgcattacgggtgTAGTACCATACACTAGTATGATAATATGATACTAGTATAGGATATTCCCATTACAAGCAGCGTAATCGTGTCCCTGTCTGAAGCGTTGCTGGGCAATGTCGCCCTCGTACGCGACGCCACCGTCCAAGTGGCCCGCTCCTTGTCTCACCACCTGTCTGGATCGACAACGGCCAACGGGAGCGAGTGGTACCGAGAGACGATGATCGAGAGCAACGTCACCCACGTCGGCGCTCCATGTCGACCACGCATATGTGATCCATCCATGTCCAGAAAGTCACCAGCGTTCCTGGAGATCACGGAGGAG includes:
- the LOC123449742 gene encoding late embryogenesis abundant protein, group 3-like — encoded protein: MSSWLQEKSGEVVETTQVKAGEATKMASETGQSIQDRAVEAKDQTGSFLGEKSEAVTKAASETTEAAKKMGGEAMGKVSETVQAGQDRAVEGKDQTASFLGEKTEAVKKTATETADAAKEKSTEAAQHVQDTAAEYTKDTPVAPKENVFQKAGGNIVGAATDAKDAVMNTLGMGGDK
- the LOC123449743 gene encoding ABA-inducible protein PHV A1-like, which codes for MSGWFGGKTTDAKADEAAKTGPSVQDRAIEAKDQTISFIGEKSEAVTKAASDTADAAMKMGGDAMGKVSETGQAITDRAIESKDQTFGFIGEKAEAAKKMAVDTGDAAKQKSAEAAKCVEETAAQFTGEPAAPKEPAGNMFQQAGGQVMGAATGARDAVMNTLGMGGDKADAGSAK